From the genome of Mixophyes fleayi isolate aMixFle1 chromosome 2, aMixFle1.hap1, whole genome shotgun sequence, one region includes:
- the PAN2 gene encoding PAN2-PAN3 deadenylation complex catalytic subunit PAN2 isoform X1 yields MEEAFCVMEYPLYLPVPITHQSYIPVIMNFDGMDPGMAEYGPTLHASLDPVLDPHMNPGLLQSVELDHERVGLDGLPVPESMRIMEGMYSELHTTVSEVGVPVSAVHFDVHEEMLWVGNHGGHATSFFSPALERYSSFQVHANNDIRQIQSMESGVLFLTKNNLKYMTRGGLIVFDYMMDESVDNHCLLLTDSSTMLMGGMQNHVVQMDLNTVQETQKYAVEGSGITVMRQSNRFFFCGHASGKLSLQDLRTFNVEHEFDAYSGSLSDFDVHGNLVVTCGFSSRMNVMACDRFLKVYDLRMMRAITPLQVHIDPLFLRFVPTYTSRLAIISQRGQCQFCEPTGLASPADIFHVSTVSQLIMSFDVSASKQVLAFGDSDGCIHLWADTPEATFNTYPRDTEFALPCMVDNLPHLDWNQDLMPLSLIPVPLINETLLSDWPSANCTPAPRRAPPVDPEILRTMKQVGFIGYSPNPRTKLRNQVPYQLENDFDNFNQVPESPIGREEEPHLYMVPKKYRKVTIKYSKLGLEDFDFKHYNKTLFAGLEPHIPNAYCNCMIQVIYLLEPVRCLVQNHFCQKEFCLSCELGFLFHMLDLSRGDPCQATNFLRAFRTIPEAAALGLILADSDEATGKVNLGRLVQSWCRFLLTQLHQETQEQEGPQAYRGGSTSSFASSGGSVIGQLCGCEVENCSMCRCGKETVRLSTTLLFTLSYPETNINDKICPDIEFVEVLRRSICLEQNTQAWCENCEKYQPTVQTRNIRCLPDVLVINCEVNSTKEAEFWKTQAEYAFKKSLRKAELKFPNPSESSAANWDDLNTDGAPPPLVPSVEELRNVWVPYSLKMKLSKCKELDVLNCTDVEEPSASDDENEATNVYDLMATVVHILDPRTGGSLVAHIKVGETYHQRKEGVTHQQWYLFNDFLIEPVDKCEAVQFDMTWKVPAILFYTKRNLNSKYSLAIKNPIEASVLLAEASLARKQRKCHATFIPLLLNEMPQAGELVGLDAEFVTLNQEEAELRSDGTKSTIKPSQMSVARITCVRGQGANEGVPFIDDYISTQEQVVDYLTQYSGIKPGDLDAKISSKHLTTLKSTYLKLRFLIDVGVKFVGHGLQKDFRVINLMVPKDQVIDTVYLFHMPRKRMISLRYLAWYFLDLKIQGETHDSIEDARTALQLYRKYLELSRNGTEPDLFRKVLKSLYEKGRKMDWKVPEPESQNSPKNAPVYSAMVGL; encoded by the exons TTACTCACCAGTCGTATATACCAGTCATCATGAATTTTGATGGCATGGACCCAGGTATGGCTGAGTATGGCCCCACTCTACATGCTTCTTTGGATCCAGTACTTGATCCCCACATGAACCCTGGTCTTCTGCAGTCAGTGGAGCTAGACCATGAAAGAGTTGGGCTGGACGGGCTTCCTGTCCCAGAGTCTATGCGTATCATGGAAGGAATGTATTCGGAGTTGCACACAACTGTGTCTGAAGTTGGTGTTCCTGTCTCGGCTGTACACTTCGACGTTCATGAGGAGATGCTGTGGGTTGGCAACCATGGA GGTCATGCCACCTCCTTCTTCTCTCCTGCCCTTGAGAGGTATTCATCTTTCCAAGTGCATGCTAATAATGACATCCGACAAATCCAGAGTATGGAGAGTGGGGTTCTCTTCCTCACAAAAAACAACCTGAAATACATGACACGGGGAGGACTGATTGTCTTTGACTATAT GATGGATGAAAGTGTAGACAATCACTGTCTCCTGCTCACAGATAGCAGCACTATGCTCATGGGAGGCATGCAAAATCATGTTGTCCAGATGGATCTGAACACTGTGCAGGAAACACAGAAG TATGCAGTTGAAGGTTCTGGTATCACAGTTATGCGTCAATCCAACCGCTTCTTTTTCTGTGGACACGCATCTGGAAAG CTTTCTCTTCAAGACTTGCGTACCTTTAATGTTGAACATGAGTTTGATGCCTACTCTGGTAGTTTATCTGACTTTGATGTTCATGGAAATCTTGTGGTGACATGTGGCTTCTCCAGTCGCATGAACGTAATGGCTTGTGACCGCTTCCTGAAAGTGTACGACTTGCGCATGATGCGGGCTATCACGCCTCTGCAGGTCCACATTGATCCCCTCTTTCTACGCTTCGTTCCTACCTACACTTCCCGACTAGCTATAATCTCCCAGCGTG GTCAGTGTCAGTTCTGTGAACCCACTGGTCTGGCCAGTCCTGCAGACATATTCCATGTCAGCACAGTAAGCCAGCTTATCATGTCCTTTGATGTGTCTGCTAGCAAACAAGTTCTGGCCTTTGGGGACTCTGATGGATGCATTCATCTATGGGCTGATACCCCAGAAGCAACGTTTAATACTTATCCCCGTGACACAGAATTTGCGTTGCCCTGCATGGTAGACAACCTGCCACATTTGGACTGGAATCAAGATCTTATGCCTCTGTCTCTCATTCCTGTACCACTGATAAATGAAACTTTGCTCTCTGATTGGCCATCGGCTAACTGCACACCTGCTCCTCG TCGGGCTCCTCCAGTTGATCCTGAGATACTCCGTACAATGAAGCAAGTTGGATTCATTGGCTACTCCCCCAATCCTAGAACAAAGCTTCGGAATCAG GTGCCATATCAACTGGAAAATGATTTTGACAACTTTAACCAGGTACCTGAATCTCCTATAGGAAGAGAAGAGGAGCCCCATCTCTATATGGTGCCAAAAAAGTATCGGAAG GTAACAATAAAATATTCTAAACTTGGTCTAGAAGACTTTGACTTTAAGCACTACAATAAAACCTTGTTTGCTGGCCTAGAGCCTCACATTCCCAACGCCTACTGCAACTGCATGATCCAG GTCATTTACCTGCTTGAACCAGTACGATGTCTGGTCCAAAACCACTTCTGCCAGAAAGAGTTCTGCTTGAGTTGTGAATTGGGTTTCTTATTCCACATGCTGGATTTGTCACGCGGAGACCCTTGCCAA GCCACTAACTTTCTACGGGCCTTCCGGACTATCCCAGAAGCTGCAGCATTGGGGCTTATTTTGGCTGATTCAGATGAGGCTACAGGGAAGGTGAATTTAGGTCGTCTGGTCCAGAGCTGGTGTCGCTTCCTTTTGACCCAACTTCACCAAGAGACACAGGAGCAGGAAGGTCCACAGGCTTACCGAGGTGGGAGTACCAG CTCTTTTGCATCGTCAGGAGGTTCTGTGATTGGACAGCTGTGTGGATGTGAAGTAGAAAACTGCAGTATGTGCAGATGTGGTAAAGAAACAGTGCGCCTGTCAACAACCTTGCTCTTCACTTTGTCTTACCCAGAGACCAACATTAATG ACAAAATCTGTCCAGATATTGAATTTGTGGAGGTGCTGAGGAGAAGCATCTGTCTAGAACAGAACACTCAGGCCTGGTGTGAGAACTGTGAAAAATACCAGCCCACA GTTCAGACACGTAACATTCGCTGTCTCCCTGATGTACTTGTCATAAACTGTGAAGTTAACAGCACAAAGGAGGCAGAATTTTGGAAGACCCAAGCAGAG TATGCTTTTAAGAAGTCGCTGAGGAAAGCAGAACTGAAGTTTCCGAATCCCAGTGAGAGCAGTGCAGCAAACTG GGATGATCTTAATACTGACGGCGCACCTCCACCCCTCGTACCGTCAGTGGAAGAGCTTCGGAATGTCTGGGTACCTTATTCTCTAAAGATGAAACTTTCTAAATGCAAAGAGCTGGATGTTCTGAACTGTACAGATGTTGAGGAG CCAAGTGCATCAGATGATGAGAATGAAGCGACAAATGTGTATGACCTCATGGCAACTGTTGTCCATATCCTGGATCCTCGCACGGGTGGCAGTCTGGTAGCACACATAAAAGTAGGAGAGACTTATCACCAAAGAAAAGAG GGGGTTACGCATCAGCAGTGGTATCTGTTCAACGACTTCCTTATTGAACCTGTGGATAAG TGTGAGGCTGTGCAATTTGACATGACCTGGAAAGTTCCTGCCATACTATTTTATACCAAGAGAAACTTGAATTCAAAATACTCCTTAGCAA ttAAGAACCCAATTGAAGCCAGTGTCCTGCTGGCAGAAGCTTCTTTGGCAAGGAAACAACGGAAGTGTCATGCCACCTTTATTCCACTGTTGCTAAATGAGATGCCACAGGCAGGGGAACTGGTGGGGCTTGATGCAGAGTTTGTTACCCTCAATCAG GAAGAGGCTGAACTTCGAAGTGATGGCACAAAGTCCACAATAAAGCCCAGTCAGATGTCTGTTGCTCGTATAACCTGTGTGAGGGGACAAGGAGCCAATGAGGGTGTTCCATTCATCGATGATTACATCTCTACCCAGGAACAG GTAGTGGATTACCTTACACAATACTCTGGAATAAAGCCTGGTGACTTGGATGCAAAAATCTCATCTAAACATCTGACTACTCTGAAATCCACATACCTTAAACTGAGGTTTCTCATCGACGTAGGAGTGAAATTTGTGGGTCATGGGCTTCAGAAAGATTTTCGTGTCATAAACCTAATG GTGCCAAAAGATCAGGTGATTGATACAGTATACTTGTTTCACATGCCACGCAAAAGGATGATCTCCCTCCGATACCTAGCATGGTATTTCCTTG acctCAAGATTCAAGGGGAGACTCATGATAGCATAGAAGATGCACGGACTGCTCTACAGCTCTATCGCAAGTACCTGGAGCTCAGTCGTAATGGAACAGAGCCAGATCTCTTTCGCAAAGTGCTGAAGTCCCTGTATGAAAAAGGGCGGAAGATGGACTGGAAGGTTCCAGAGCCAGAGAGTCAAAACAGCCCAAAAA ATGCACCGGTGTATTCTGCTATGGTGGGACTTTAG
- the PAN2 gene encoding PAN2-PAN3 deadenylation complex catalytic subunit PAN2 isoform X2: MNFDGMDPGMAEYGPTLHASLDPVLDPHMNPGLLQSVELDHERVGLDGLPVPESMRIMEGMYSELHTTVSEVGVPVSAVHFDVHEEMLWVGNHGGHATSFFSPALERYSSFQVHANNDIRQIQSMESGVLFLTKNNLKYMTRGGLIVFDYMMDESVDNHCLLLTDSSTMLMGGMQNHVVQMDLNTVQETQKYAVEGSGITVMRQSNRFFFCGHASGKLSLQDLRTFNVEHEFDAYSGSLSDFDVHGNLVVTCGFSSRMNVMACDRFLKVYDLRMMRAITPLQVHIDPLFLRFVPTYTSRLAIISQRGQCQFCEPTGLASPADIFHVSTVSQLIMSFDVSASKQVLAFGDSDGCIHLWADTPEATFNTYPRDTEFALPCMVDNLPHLDWNQDLMPLSLIPVPLINETLLSDWPSANCTPAPRRAPPVDPEILRTMKQVGFIGYSPNPRTKLRNQVPYQLENDFDNFNQVPESPIGREEEPHLYMVPKKYRKVTIKYSKLGLEDFDFKHYNKTLFAGLEPHIPNAYCNCMIQVIYLLEPVRCLVQNHFCQKEFCLSCELGFLFHMLDLSRGDPCQATNFLRAFRTIPEAAALGLILADSDEATGKVNLGRLVQSWCRFLLTQLHQETQEQEGPQAYRGGSTSSFASSGGSVIGQLCGCEVENCSMCRCGKETVRLSTTLLFTLSYPETNINDKICPDIEFVEVLRRSICLEQNTQAWCENCEKYQPTVQTRNIRCLPDVLVINCEVNSTKEAEFWKTQAEYAFKKSLRKAELKFPNPSESSAANWDDLNTDGAPPPLVPSVEELRNVWVPYSLKMKLSKCKELDVLNCTDVEEPSASDDENEATNVYDLMATVVHILDPRTGGSLVAHIKVGETYHQRKEGVTHQQWYLFNDFLIEPVDKCEAVQFDMTWKVPAILFYTKRNLNSKYSLAIKNPIEASVLLAEASLARKQRKCHATFIPLLLNEMPQAGELVGLDAEFVTLNQEEAELRSDGTKSTIKPSQMSVARITCVRGQGANEGVPFIDDYISTQEQVVDYLTQYSGIKPGDLDAKISSKHLTTLKSTYLKLRFLIDVGVKFVGHGLQKDFRVINLMVPKDQVIDTVYLFHMPRKRMISLRYLAWYFLDLKIQGETHDSIEDARTALQLYRKYLELSRNGTEPDLFRKVLKSLYEKGRKMDWKVPEPESQNSPKNAPVYSAMVGL; encoded by the exons ATGAATTTTGATGGCATGGACCCAGGTATGGCTGAGTATGGCCCCACTCTACATGCTTCTTTGGATCCAGTACTTGATCCCCACATGAACCCTGGTCTTCTGCAGTCAGTGGAGCTAGACCATGAAAGAGTTGGGCTGGACGGGCTTCCTGTCCCAGAGTCTATGCGTATCATGGAAGGAATGTATTCGGAGTTGCACACAACTGTGTCTGAAGTTGGTGTTCCTGTCTCGGCTGTACACTTCGACGTTCATGAGGAGATGCTGTGGGTTGGCAACCATGGA GGTCATGCCACCTCCTTCTTCTCTCCTGCCCTTGAGAGGTATTCATCTTTCCAAGTGCATGCTAATAATGACATCCGACAAATCCAGAGTATGGAGAGTGGGGTTCTCTTCCTCACAAAAAACAACCTGAAATACATGACACGGGGAGGACTGATTGTCTTTGACTATAT GATGGATGAAAGTGTAGACAATCACTGTCTCCTGCTCACAGATAGCAGCACTATGCTCATGGGAGGCATGCAAAATCATGTTGTCCAGATGGATCTGAACACTGTGCAGGAAACACAGAAG TATGCAGTTGAAGGTTCTGGTATCACAGTTATGCGTCAATCCAACCGCTTCTTTTTCTGTGGACACGCATCTGGAAAG CTTTCTCTTCAAGACTTGCGTACCTTTAATGTTGAACATGAGTTTGATGCCTACTCTGGTAGTTTATCTGACTTTGATGTTCATGGAAATCTTGTGGTGACATGTGGCTTCTCCAGTCGCATGAACGTAATGGCTTGTGACCGCTTCCTGAAAGTGTACGACTTGCGCATGATGCGGGCTATCACGCCTCTGCAGGTCCACATTGATCCCCTCTTTCTACGCTTCGTTCCTACCTACACTTCCCGACTAGCTATAATCTCCCAGCGTG GTCAGTGTCAGTTCTGTGAACCCACTGGTCTGGCCAGTCCTGCAGACATATTCCATGTCAGCACAGTAAGCCAGCTTATCATGTCCTTTGATGTGTCTGCTAGCAAACAAGTTCTGGCCTTTGGGGACTCTGATGGATGCATTCATCTATGGGCTGATACCCCAGAAGCAACGTTTAATACTTATCCCCGTGACACAGAATTTGCGTTGCCCTGCATGGTAGACAACCTGCCACATTTGGACTGGAATCAAGATCTTATGCCTCTGTCTCTCATTCCTGTACCACTGATAAATGAAACTTTGCTCTCTGATTGGCCATCGGCTAACTGCACACCTGCTCCTCG TCGGGCTCCTCCAGTTGATCCTGAGATACTCCGTACAATGAAGCAAGTTGGATTCATTGGCTACTCCCCCAATCCTAGAACAAAGCTTCGGAATCAG GTGCCATATCAACTGGAAAATGATTTTGACAACTTTAACCAGGTACCTGAATCTCCTATAGGAAGAGAAGAGGAGCCCCATCTCTATATGGTGCCAAAAAAGTATCGGAAG GTAACAATAAAATATTCTAAACTTGGTCTAGAAGACTTTGACTTTAAGCACTACAATAAAACCTTGTTTGCTGGCCTAGAGCCTCACATTCCCAACGCCTACTGCAACTGCATGATCCAG GTCATTTACCTGCTTGAACCAGTACGATGTCTGGTCCAAAACCACTTCTGCCAGAAAGAGTTCTGCTTGAGTTGTGAATTGGGTTTCTTATTCCACATGCTGGATTTGTCACGCGGAGACCCTTGCCAA GCCACTAACTTTCTACGGGCCTTCCGGACTATCCCAGAAGCTGCAGCATTGGGGCTTATTTTGGCTGATTCAGATGAGGCTACAGGGAAGGTGAATTTAGGTCGTCTGGTCCAGAGCTGGTGTCGCTTCCTTTTGACCCAACTTCACCAAGAGACACAGGAGCAGGAAGGTCCACAGGCTTACCGAGGTGGGAGTACCAG CTCTTTTGCATCGTCAGGAGGTTCTGTGATTGGACAGCTGTGTGGATGTGAAGTAGAAAACTGCAGTATGTGCAGATGTGGTAAAGAAACAGTGCGCCTGTCAACAACCTTGCTCTTCACTTTGTCTTACCCAGAGACCAACATTAATG ACAAAATCTGTCCAGATATTGAATTTGTGGAGGTGCTGAGGAGAAGCATCTGTCTAGAACAGAACACTCAGGCCTGGTGTGAGAACTGTGAAAAATACCAGCCCACA GTTCAGACACGTAACATTCGCTGTCTCCCTGATGTACTTGTCATAAACTGTGAAGTTAACAGCACAAAGGAGGCAGAATTTTGGAAGACCCAAGCAGAG TATGCTTTTAAGAAGTCGCTGAGGAAAGCAGAACTGAAGTTTCCGAATCCCAGTGAGAGCAGTGCAGCAAACTG GGATGATCTTAATACTGACGGCGCACCTCCACCCCTCGTACCGTCAGTGGAAGAGCTTCGGAATGTCTGGGTACCTTATTCTCTAAAGATGAAACTTTCTAAATGCAAAGAGCTGGATGTTCTGAACTGTACAGATGTTGAGGAG CCAAGTGCATCAGATGATGAGAATGAAGCGACAAATGTGTATGACCTCATGGCAACTGTTGTCCATATCCTGGATCCTCGCACGGGTGGCAGTCTGGTAGCACACATAAAAGTAGGAGAGACTTATCACCAAAGAAAAGAG GGGGTTACGCATCAGCAGTGGTATCTGTTCAACGACTTCCTTATTGAACCTGTGGATAAG TGTGAGGCTGTGCAATTTGACATGACCTGGAAAGTTCCTGCCATACTATTTTATACCAAGAGAAACTTGAATTCAAAATACTCCTTAGCAA ttAAGAACCCAATTGAAGCCAGTGTCCTGCTGGCAGAAGCTTCTTTGGCAAGGAAACAACGGAAGTGTCATGCCACCTTTATTCCACTGTTGCTAAATGAGATGCCACAGGCAGGGGAACTGGTGGGGCTTGATGCAGAGTTTGTTACCCTCAATCAG GAAGAGGCTGAACTTCGAAGTGATGGCACAAAGTCCACAATAAAGCCCAGTCAGATGTCTGTTGCTCGTATAACCTGTGTGAGGGGACAAGGAGCCAATGAGGGTGTTCCATTCATCGATGATTACATCTCTACCCAGGAACAG GTAGTGGATTACCTTACACAATACTCTGGAATAAAGCCTGGTGACTTGGATGCAAAAATCTCATCTAAACATCTGACTACTCTGAAATCCACATACCTTAAACTGAGGTTTCTCATCGACGTAGGAGTGAAATTTGTGGGTCATGGGCTTCAGAAAGATTTTCGTGTCATAAACCTAATG GTGCCAAAAGATCAGGTGATTGATACAGTATACTTGTTTCACATGCCACGCAAAAGGATGATCTCCCTCCGATACCTAGCATGGTATTTCCTTG acctCAAGATTCAAGGGGAGACTCATGATAGCATAGAAGATGCACGGACTGCTCTACAGCTCTATCGCAAGTACCTGGAGCTCAGTCGTAATGGAACAGAGCCAGATCTCTTTCGCAAAGTGCTGAAGTCCCTGTATGAAAAAGGGCGGAAGATGGACTGGAAGGTTCCAGAGCCAGAGAGTCAAAACAGCCCAAAAA ATGCACCGGTGTATTCTGCTATGGTGGGACTTTAG